The nucleotide window TAGTGGTGGATTTTTTCCTTTAGTAGAAACAAAATAAGCTTTAAGTAATTTTTCCAGGGTCAGATGAGCAAAAAACAATGAATATGGGTAGTCCTGCTTTTCCAAGAGATGACCTGCAACCACCCAGTCTTTTTCTGCTGATACAATCCAGAAATTGACTTTATTGTTTATCTCAGAAATGTTGGCCATTTACAGAAAATATGATATATTGACTAAACGGTCAATTAAAAAGCTCAATTTATGTTTTTAAGTACCCAATCGCTTCATGGAATATAAACCCTCAACACCACCAACGGGAGTAAACTTCCGCTCATCCTTGGACCGAAGCAAATGCTTAACCTGATCAAACACCTCCTGAACAAAGTCTTTCCCCCCGATCACACCTGAGTCTGTAAAATACCGGCATCTGTATCTGAACCGGTCAGTCCTGGATATTTTGTAGCCTTTCTTCCTGGCCTTTTCCACAATCTTTTTGTCCATTACCTTGCCTTTCCCGGCATCCACAGCGCCTGTCTCATATACAAACTGTCTGTACTTGCGGACAATCTCTTTTGGATCAAACTCGTTCCATTCCTTCATGCCAAAGTCTATGGACAGCAAGCCGTCCTTATTACCGGTCTGAGTATGGTAGCCCAGGGAACACCAGCGGTAGTCTTCCGGTTTCTTTACTATCCCGGCCCGGATGGGATTAAGATCCACATAAGCCATAAGGTTAACCAGACTCAAACCATCCTGGACAATCATACTTTTGAATCTATCCCCCCAGAAAAAGCCTCTGCGGCCATACTTCTTATTGAAATACCTGGTAAATCCCTGCTTGATGTCCTTCACATAAGCCCCCAGGCTGGTGAGGCGCTTGCGGTAGTCGGATATAAGAACCCCGGTCACATTAAGTTCATCTCCATAATACTTATGCAGCCTTTTCTTGATTTCATCATCTGTCGGATCAGATTCAGGATACATGCGGATTACCAGGTGGAAGTGGTTGCCTAAAAGTGCGAATCCCAGCACGTCCACAAAGTAGAACTGGGATAGCTTTTTGATCAGGCCCAGCAGAAAGTCATTGTCCCTGTCCTTGATGGGCAGGCCCTGAAGAGCTGTTCTGGAAACAATATGGTATACGTTTGGCTGATTATCCCGGATAAATCTGGCAATTCTGGGCATGGTGAACCTCCTGGAAGGCTTGTGGTTGCTGGGTTGAGAGGAATATAGCGGAATGGGTTAGAAAATGCAACTTAAAGAACCTGTCCCTACTTTCTTCCCTGGCGGCAAAGGGCAGAAACAGTCCCATGCTTTGCCGGTAAGCCATAACGGTGTTAAGGCTGACTCCGCCCAGCACAAAGCCTGCATGCTTTACCTGGACATGCTCCTGGAATGCCTTCAATGTGTCGCAGGAAACAGTATGTTCACAGGAAGTTTGGTTCAGGACCGCAAAGTCCAGCAGACGGTTTAAAACTCGGCTGCTTTTCACAATTGTCCCTTGAGCATACTCCTTGGTCCTCATCCATTTTAGATAGTTTTGAATTTGTCTCTCCAGCATGCTTTTTACTTCCCTGATCTTTGTTTGAGCTCGTGTAAAAACGCCACTGCCTCCCGGAAATTTA belongs to Desulfonatronovibrio magnus and includes:
- a CDS encoding transposase, producing the protein MPRIARFIRDNQPNVYHIVSRTALQGLPIKDRDNDFLLGLIKKLSQFYFVDVLGFALLGNHFHLVIRMYPESDPTDDEIKKRLHKYYGDELNVTGVLISDYRKRLTSLGAYVKDIKQGFTRYFNKKYGRRGFFWGDRFKSMIVQDGLSLVNLMAYVDLNPIRAGIVKKPEDYRWCSLGYHTQTGNKDGLLSIDFGMKEWNEFDPKEIVRKYRQFVYETGAVDAGKGKVMDKKIVEKARKKGYKISRTDRFRYRCRYFTDSGVIGGKDFVQEVFDQVKHLLRSKDERKFTPVGGVEGLYSMKRLGT